TGAACCGCGAACGTTTTCTTCGTGCCTGCGTGGCAACCGCTACATTCCTAGCTTTTCCGCTGACGCGAGCAGCCAAAGCACTTACCCGCTTGCGCGATGGGAAGGGTTTCGTAGTAAAAGTAGGCCAGGACCGCAGCAATCAACCCATGGCGTTGTTCGAGGGCGACACATTTTGGTCGAAAATCAGTACCATAGATACCGCAGGTGACTTGTATGTCTTTGAGTCGCGCCGTGTCAAGGAAGGAGGCCCCTCCCACCACTACCACTTTGAACAGGATGAGTGGTGGTACGTGCTGGAAGGAGAATTTCAGTTTAAGATTGGCGATACCCTCACTCACGCAACGGCTGGGGATAGTGTGTTTGGTCCCCGTATGATCCCGCATAGCTTTGCCAAAGTAGGTCAGGGAGCCGGCCGGCTATTGATGATTTTTCAGCCAGCTGGTCGCATGGAAGAATGCTTCCGCCAGATCAGCCAAGGCGTCACCCGCAACATGTCCGAAGCCGAACAAGACCATTTTCGGGAGACACACGGCTTCAAACGCATCGGCCCACCTATTGGCTTAAGCAAGCGCATGGTAGACAAATAGATAGTACTTACTACTCTACTGCGGTGCAGCAGTGTTACTAGCGCAGGCATGCGTTCGTGGTAGCATTGAATGCTAGCGGTCATGAGCAAGCGACTATATGTTTTGGGGTCTTATTCAGTTGTGACCTTATAGGATTTTTTGAGAGCATGACTACGCCGAAGTAGGCCCCAATACTAGCGGTGCAGGAAGAGGTACATTTTCCTTTCAACCACAAGGGTGCAAAGAGCTTTTTCCTTATAGGATAAATCGTATTGAGAAGTACTTAGGAGCTACTTATTACTTCTTGCAGCAAGGAAAATTAGGTGGAACCTAGCTCCAACAGCCCGTACAACTCGACATGCACCAGCCACAGATTATGCCTAACGTTACGGTACCTAAGTCACCTTCCATAACTTTCATAACTCTCTGATCTTGAAATCACTGCACATATTGGTACTGAACTAACCGAAGTGTTCAATCTTTAAATAGTAAAATACAATTATTATATATTAAAATATAATTACTACTATTGTTTATTCTATGTGTATCTGATGTCCTCTACCTCTGTGCTCTCGCTCCCTACTTTGCATTTTCCATCAGCAACGAGTCCTTTGTCCTTAACTGATGCTGCACCGCACCTACAACGCTGGCAGCGCAGCTATTTGCGGCGGCAGCGGGCGCAAGCTCAGGCCCAAGTAGGTCCTGGCATAAGTTCCTGGGCACCACGCGTTTGATGTAGAACATAGTCTGAGAGAAAAAGGCTGGCACTTAACACAAATCTTGACAATTAGGCTTTAGAATTGCGTGCAGATCCAAACAGCAATAGCTAGGCACGCTTGGATGAAGTACTATCCCTAGCAAATTTTTTGTTCTACAACGTAACTAAGCAAACATGCTGCGGCCGTTCCAC
This Hymenobacter sp. GOD-10R DNA region includes the following protein-coding sequences:
- a CDS encoding cupin domain-containing protein, with protein sequence MNRERFLRACVATATFLAFPLTRAAKALTRLRDGKGFVVKVGQDRSNQPMALFEGDTFWSKISTIDTAGDLYVFESRRVKEGGPSHHYHFEQDEWWYVLEGEFQFKIGDTLTHATAGDSVFGPRMIPHSFAKVGQGAGRLLMIFQPAGRMEECFRQISQGVTRNMSEAEQDHFRETHGFKRIGPPIGLSKRMVDK